ATGATTGTTCAAGTAACATACCAAGTCCTAATGAATCTTTCGTACCGAATCGGCAGAAGCGAGAACCAACACATGATTTTACATTACGTAGAGATTTTGAATACGCATATCCCGAAGTCATATTTAAATCAGCCCATACGTTAGGTAAATCTTGTTTTTTAACACCATATAAGCCGATTCGGCTAGCACCAGTAATTTTCACAAGAGGAACATTATACTTTTTCGCAACTTCAGCAATTTTCATTAAATCATCAGCTGTTGTAACGCCTCCGTACATACGTGGAATAACAGAGAATGTACCATCGTGCTGGATGTTACCATTCATTCTTTCATTAACGAAACGGGATGATTTATCATCTGCATATTCTTCTGGAATCACCATACGTAAATAGTAATTTAGAGCAGGGCGACATTTTGAACAGCCATCTTCATGTGAAAAATCAAGAACATTTCGTACTTCTTTTGGTGATTTTAAACCTTTCTCATGAATCGCCGCTACGACTTCATCACGTGATAAAGTTGTACATCCACACATACCGGTAGACTGCGCAGAAGCATCAAAAGCATCTCCGAGTGTATGAGATAAAACTTGTTCCACAAGCGGACGACATTTTCCACAAGACCCCGCCGCTTTCGTACATCCTTTTACTTCTTCAAAAGTAGTTAACTCTTGTTCTAAAATGGCATGAACGATTGTACCTTTCGTAACACCATTACATCCGCAAATCGTGTCATCCGCACTCATAGTAGCAACGTTAAGTTCACTTTCTTCACCAGCTTTGTGAAGAAGGGAAGTTGCTGTATATTCTTGTATATCTTCTTCTTTCTTTAACATGCTAAAGAGGCGTGTACCATCAGCAGTATCCCCGTATAAAACAATACCAACGACTTTATTGTCACGAATTAATACCTTTTTATAGGAACGTTTACATTCGTCAAAGATTGATATTGCTTTCGTTTGATCATCTTCATATATTTGGCCAGCAGAGAATAAATCACAACCTGCAACTTTTAATTGCGTACCGACGATACTGCCCACATATCCATCAGTTTGTAAATTTGTTATATGCTTAGCTAATGTTGCACCTTGTTCATAAAGAGGAGCAACAAGTCCATATGCGATACCATCATGTTCCGCGCATTCGCCAACTGCATAAATGGATTCATCATTTGTTTGCATATAGTCGCTGACTACAATACCGCGATTTACAAGTAAACCAGCATCTTTTGCTATTTGAGTATTCGGACGTATTCCGACAGCCATTACGATTAACTCACAATCTACAACTTCACCATCTTCAAATAGAATGCCCTCAACATGGTCTGTACCAAGAATCTTTACCGTTTTCTTTTCCATTAGAAACTTCATGCCTTGCGCTTCTAAATCTTCACGTAATAGAGAAGCTGCTTTGGAATCTAGTTGTTGCTCCATTAAGCTCGGCATTAAATGAACAACATGTACGTCCATTCCTAAGTCAATAAGACCTCTTGCAGCTTCTAAACCAAGTAATCCACCACCAATGACAACGGCCTTTTTCTTTTCTTTAGCGGTATCAATCATAAATTGTGTATCTTCAATTGTTCGAAATCCTGTTACACCAGGA
This genomic interval from Bacillus cereus contains the following:
- the nirB gene encoding NADPH-nitrite reductase large subunit, which translates into the protein MKKRLVMIGNGMAGIRCMEEILKHDSDSYEITILGDEPHPNYNRIMLSHVLQGKTNMQDIIMNEYSWYEENEITLYTNERVQSINREDKIIITEKSRTLTYDKLIIATGSSAFILPVEGSTLPGVTGFRTIEDTQFMIDTAKEKKKAVVIGGGLLGLEAARGLIDLGMDVHVVHLMPSLMEQQLDSKAASLLREDLEAQGMKFLMEKKTVKILGTDHVEGILFEDGEVVDCELIVMAVGIRPNTQIAKDAGLLVNRGIVVSDYMQTNDESIYAVGECAEHDGIAYGLVAPLYEQGATLAKHITNLQTDGYVGSIVGTQLKVAGCDLFSAGQIYEDDQTKAISIFDECKRSYKKVLIRDNKVVGIVLYGDTADGTRLFSMLKKEEDIQEYTATSLLHKAGEESELNVATMSADDTICGCNGVTKGTIVHAILEQELTTFEEVKGCTKAAGSCGKCRPLVEQVLSHTLGDAFDASAQSTGMCGCTTLSRDEVVAAIHEKGLKSPKEVRNVLDFSHEDGCSKCRPALNYYLRMVIPEEYADDKSSRFVNERMNGNIQHDGTFSVIPRMYGGVTTADDLMKIAEVAKKYNVPLVKITGASRIGLYGVKKQDLPNVWADLNMTSGYAYSKSLRNVKSCVGSRFCRFGTKDSLGLGMLLEQSLEMVDTPHKMKMGVTGCPRNCAEVLTKDFGVVCVENGFQLYIGGNGGTEVREADFVMIVPTEDDVLRIATAYMQYYRETGIYGERTAYWTERLGFNHIKEILQNTSMVTMLNARFQTARGTYKEAWGQALETKSLKAMYEVETVK